Proteins co-encoded in one Malus sylvestris chromosome 7, drMalSylv7.2, whole genome shotgun sequence genomic window:
- the LOC126628761 gene encoding disease resistance protein RPV1-like isoform X8, protein MASSSSSSSSGLGWKYDVFINFRGEDTRRGFVSHLYKALAKKPINAFIDAEKLRKGDHLSQLLTAIRESRISIVVFSQDYASSTWCLKELVQILECKDTNNQIVLPIFYEVDPSDIRRLKRKFAEAFAKHDRDSNAEMEEVQRWRSALKTATSLSGWDSQNYENDAVLIEEIVEDVYSRLINISSTSSKDNGLVDMDSHMHEMLSLLYPSEGETNNVRVVGIWGMGGLGKTTIARAVYDEIACRFEACCFLKNVKEGFMKQGELHVQTVLLSSISDNKVGSSDISRRGFQVMLRSLGQRKVLIVVDDVDKLEQIEALLGERHSFGGGSRIIITSRDSQLLSIADVIYNPKTLSDYGALELFRRHAFRKNQPTRDYDNLSNCAVKYAQGLPLALKVLGAFLHNKTIREWEDELEKIRKIPQRGIHDVLKSSFDGLDYTERAIFLDIACFFKGMEKDHATRILDGCGFHPHIGIRVLIDRALITVSEKGELEMHDSLEEMGREIVRQQSIREPGGRSRLWSYEDVHHVLTQNTATNAIESIFVDFSYSDWVCLNAEAFVSMTQLRLLKIGHKGSIFEDYYKHHLIGPFKLLNLRYLSLFEFPLKSLPSNFQLKNLVELDMQFSLIDRLWEGTQTLKTLKFINLSYCEYLKETPDFTNVPNIERLILQCCTRLVEVHPSTSTLTNLVLLNLNSCHDLKILPSNIRMKYLKTFNLFGCLSLEMFPEISEVIEGLKELDLSRSRIKELPPSINNLTGLSNFNLKDCKELKSLPSKIRMRSLKTFNLSGCSSLEMFPEILEGMEELKELNLTWSKIKELPSSINNLTGLSHLNLEHCEELKILPSSICMKSLKTFNLYGCTSLEMFPEISEGMEELEELNLSGSKIKELPLSINNLTGLSHFKLKHCEELKSLPSCIHMKCLKTFNLYGCSSLEMFPSISEGIEGLEKLDLSEAKIKELPPSINNLTGLSHFNLKYCKQLKSLPSKIRMRSLKTFNLSGCSSLEMFPEISKGMEELEELNLSGSKIKELPLSINNLTGLSHLNLEHCMELKSLPSSIRMKSLKTLELYGCSSLEMFPEISECIEGLKELNLSGSKIKELPLSINNLTGLSHLNLKHCVELKSLPSSICMKSLKTLDLYDCSNLEMFPEILEGMEELEELDLSGSKIKELPLSINNLTGLSHLKLEYCVELKSLPSNICQLKSLVCLSLSNCTKFEVFPSIEENMEGLRELFLDGTSIKELSPWIERLTGLQYLNLRNCKSIVHLPDTLCNLAHLITDT, encoded by the exons atggcttcttcttcttcttcttcttcttctggccTTGGTTGGAAATACGATGTGTTCATCAATTTCAGAGGGGAAGACACTCGCAGGGGCTTCGTCAGCCATCTCTACAAAGCTCTGGCTAAGAAACCAATCAACGCCTTCATTGATGCCGAGAAGCTCAGAAAAGGCGACCACCTTTCCCAGCTCCTGACAGCGATTCGAGAGTCGAGGATTTCGATTGTAGTTTTCTCTCAAGACTATGCTTCTTCCACTTGGTGCTTGAAAGAACTCGTGCAAATCCTGGAATGCAAGGATACCAATAACCAGATTGTACTCCCCATTTTCTATGAAGTTGATCCGTCTGATATTCGTAGACTCAAGAGAAAATTCGCCGAAGCTTTTGCTAAGCACGATCGTGATTCTAACGCCGAAATGGAAGAGGTTCAGAGATGGAGATCCGCTCTTAAGACTGCCACCAGTTTATCCGGCTGGGATTCGCAAAACTATGA GAATGATGCAGTGCTTATTGAGGAAATTGTAGAAGATGTTTATTCGAGATTGATCAACATCTCATCAACATCAAGCAAAGATAATGGCTTGGTTGACATGGATTCTCACATGCATGAAATGCTTTCATTATTATATCCCTCCGAAGGTGAAACGAATAATGTTCGCGTTGTTGGAATATGGGGTATGGGTGGTTTAGGCAAAACAACCATCGCTAGAGCTGTTTATGATGAAATCGCTTGTCGATTTGAAGCTtgttgctttcttaaaaatgtCAAGGAGGGTTTCATGAAGCAGGGCGAACTACATGTGCAGACAGTACTTCTATCTAGTATCTCAGACAACAAGGTGGGGAGTTCTGACATATCGAGAAGAGGTTTTCAGGTGATGTTAAGAAGCCTTGGTCAGAGAAAAGTTCTTATTGTTGTTGATGATGTGGACAAATTAGAACAAATTGAAGCTTTACTTGGAGAGCGACATTCCTTTGGTGGTGGAAGTAGGATTATTATCACAAGTAGAGATTCGCAGTTACTAAGCATAGCTGATGTGATATATAATCCTAAGACCTTGAGTGATTATGGAGCTCTGGAACTCTTTAGGCGGCACGCCTTCAGAAAAAACCAACCCACCAGAGATTATGATAATCTCTCGAATTGTGCTGTAAAATATGCTCAAGGTCTGCCTTTAGCACTCAAAGTCCTGGGAGCTTTTCTTCATAACAAAACTATACGCGAGTGGGAAGATGAGTtagaaaaaataaggaaaattccACAAAGGGGAATCCATGATGTGCTTAAATCAAGCTTCGATGGACTAGATTACACAGAGAGGGCCATCTTTCTAGATATTGCATGTTTCTTTAAAGGGATGGAGAAAGACCATGCAACCCGAATTCTAGACGGTTGTGGTTTCCATCCTCATATAGGAATAAGAGTTCTAATCGATCGAGCTCTCATAACTGTCTCAGAGAAGGGGGAACTGGAGATGCATGATTCATTAGAGGAAATGGGTCGGGAAATCGTTCGCCAACAATCTATCAGAGAGCCTGGGGGACGAAGTAGGTTGTGGAGTTATGAAGATGTTCATCACGTGCTAACTCAAAATACG GCTACGAATGCAATTGAAAGCATATTCGTGGATTTCTCATACTCAGACTGGGTATGCTTAAAtgctgaagcttttgttagtatGACTCAACTAAGACTTCTCAAGATCGGTCATAAGGGCTCAATTTTTGAAGATTACTACAAACACCACCTGATTGGGCCCTTTAAGTTACTTAACTTGAGGTATCTCTCCTTGTTTGAATTCCCTCTCAAGTCTTTGCCGTCCAACTTTCAATTGAAAAATCTTGTTGAACTTGACATGCAATTTAGTCTCATTGACCGACTTTGGGAAGGAACCCAG ACGCTGAAAACGTTGAAATTCATCAATTTAAGTTATTGTGAATACCTTAAGGAAACCCCTGACTTCACAAATGTGCCAAATATTGAGAGGCTAATTCTTCAATGTTGTACAAGGTTAGTTGAGGTTCACCCGTCTACTTCAACTCTTACAAACCTTGTTTTATTGAATCTGAATTCGTGTCATGACCTTAAGATTCTACCCAGCAACATTCGTATGAAATATCTCAAAACCTTTAATCTTTTTGGTTGCTTGAGCCTTGAGATGTTTCCAGAGATTTCAGAAGTGATTGAGGGGTTAAAAGAGCTTGATTTATCCAGGTCAAGAATTAAAGAACTGCCCCCGTCAATTAATAATCTCACGGGGTTGAGTAATTTCAACCTAAAAGATTGCAAGGAACTTAAGAGTCTACCCAGCAAAATTCGTATGAGATCTCTCAAAACCTTTAATCTTTCTGGCTGCTCCAGTCTTGAGATGTTTCCAGAGATTTTAGAAGGTATGGAGGAGTTAAAAGAGCTTAATTTAACCTggtcaaaaattaaagaactgCCCTCGTCAATTAATAATCTCACGGGGTTGAGTCATTTGAACCTAGAACATTGCGAGGAACTTAAGATTCTTCCAAGCAGCATTTGTATGAAATCTCTTAAAACCTTTAAT CTTTATGGTTGCACGAGTCTTGAGATGTTTCCAGAGATTTCAGAAGGTATGGAGGAGTTAGAAGAGCTTAATTTATCCGGGTCCAAAATTAAAGAACTGCCCCTGTCAATTAATAATCTCACGGGGTTGAGTCATTTCAAACTAAAACATTGCGAGGAACTTAAGAGTCTTCCAAGCTGCATTCATATGAAATGTCTAAAAACCTTTAATCTTTATGGCTGCTCCAGTCTTGAGATGTTTCCATCGATTTCAGAAGGTATTGAGGGGTTAGAAAAGCTTGATTTATCCGAGGCAAAAATTAAAGAACTGCCCCCATCAATTAATAATCTCACGGGGTTGAGTCATTTCAACCTAAAATATTGCAAGCAACTTAAGAGTCTACCCAGCAAGATTCGTATGAGATCTCTCAAAACCTTTAATCTTTCTGGCTGCTCTAGTCTTGAGATGTTTCCAGAGATTTCAAAAGGTATGGAGGAGTTAGAAGAGCTTAATTTATCCGGATCCAAAATTAAAGAACTGCCCCTGTCAATTAATAATCTCACGGGGTTGAGTCATTTGAACCTAGAACATTGCATGGAACTTAAGAGTCTTCCAAGCAGCATTCGTATGAAATCTCTCAAAACCCTTGAACTTTATGGCTGCTCGAGTCTAGAGATGTTTCCAGAGATTTCAGAATGTATTGAGGGATTAAAAGAGCTTAATTTATCCGGGTCTAAAATTAAAGAACTGCCCCTGTCAATTAATAATCTCACGGGGTTGagtcatttgaacctaaaacatTGCGTGGAACTTAAGAGTCTTCCAAGCAGCATTTGTATGAAATCTCTCAAAACCCTTGATCTTTATGACTGCTCCAATCTTGAGATGTTTCCAGAGATTTTAGAAGGTATGGAGGAGTTAGAAGAGCTTGATTTATCCggatcaaaaattaaagaactgCCCCTATCAATTAATAATCTCACGGGATTAAGTCATTTGAAGCTAGAATATTGCGTGGAACTTAAGAGTCTTCCAAGCAACATTTGTCAGCTCAAGTCCCTTGTCTGTCTATCTCTTTCCAATTGTACAAAATTTGAGGTGTTTCCAAGCATTGAAGAAAATATGGAAGGATTAAGAGAGCTTTTCTTGGATGGAACATCTATCAAAGAGCTTTCCCCCTGGATTGAACGGCTTACGGGGCTTCAGTATTTAAATCTGAGAAACTGCAAAAGCATTGTACATCTTCCCGACACGCTCTGTAATTTGGCACACCTTATCACAGACACATAG
- the LOC126628761 gene encoding disease resistance protein RPV1-like isoform X13, with translation MASSSSSSSSGLGWKYDVFINFRGEDTRRGFVSHLYKALAKKPINAFIDAEKLRKGDHLSQLLTAIRESRISIVVFSQDYASSTWCLKELVQILECKDTNNQIVLPIFYEVDPSDIRRLKRKFAEAFAKHDRDSNAEMEEVQRWRSALKTATSLSGWDSQNYENDAVLIEEIVEDVYSRLINISSTSSKDNGLVDMDSHMHEMLSLLYPSEGETNNVRVVGIWGMGGLGKTTIARAVYDEIACRFEACCFLKNVKEGFMKQGELHVQTVLLSSISDNKVGSSDISRRGFQVMLRSLGQRKVLIVVDDVDKLEQIEALLGERHSFGGGSRIIITSRDSQLLSIADVIYNPKTLSDYGALELFRRHAFRKNQPTRDYDNLSNCAVKYAQGLPLALKVLGAFLHNKTIREWEDELEKIRKIPQRGIHDVLKSSFDGLDYTERAIFLDIACFFKGMEKDHATRILDGCGFHPHIGIRVLIDRALITVSEKGELEMHDSLEEMGREIVRQQSIREPGGRSRLWSYEDVHHVLTQNTATNAIESIFVDFSYSDWVCLNAEAFVSMTQLRLLKIGHKGSIFEDYYKHHLIGPFKLLNLRYLSLFEFPLKSLPSNFQLKNLVELDMQFSLIDRLWEGTQTLKTLKFINLSYCEYLKETPDFTNVPNIERLILQCCTRLVEVHPSTSTLTNLVLLNLNSCHDLKILPSNIRMKYLKTFNLFGCLSLEMFPEISEVIEGLKELDLSRSRIKELPPSINNLTGLSNFNLKDCKELKSLPSKIRMRSLKTFNLSGCSSLEMFPEILEGMEELKELNLTWSKIKELPSSINNLTGLSHLNLKYCKQLKSLPSKIRMRSLKTFNLSGCSSLEMFPEISKGMEELEELNLSGSKIKELPLSINNLTGLSHLNLEHCMELKSLPSSIRMKSLKTLELYGCSSLEMFPEISECIEGLKELNLSGSKIKELPLSINNLTGLSHLNLKHCVELKSLPSSICMKSLKTLDLYDCSNLEMFPEILEGMEELEELDLSGSKIKELPLSINNLTGLSHLKLEYCVELKSLPSNICQLKSLVCLSLSNCTKFEVFPSIEENMEGLRELFLDGTSIKELSPWIERLTGLQYLNLRNCKSIVHLPDTLCNLAHLITDT, from the exons atggcttcttcttcttcttcttcttcttctggccTTGGTTGGAAATACGATGTGTTCATCAATTTCAGAGGGGAAGACACTCGCAGGGGCTTCGTCAGCCATCTCTACAAAGCTCTGGCTAAGAAACCAATCAACGCCTTCATTGATGCCGAGAAGCTCAGAAAAGGCGACCACCTTTCCCAGCTCCTGACAGCGATTCGAGAGTCGAGGATTTCGATTGTAGTTTTCTCTCAAGACTATGCTTCTTCCACTTGGTGCTTGAAAGAACTCGTGCAAATCCTGGAATGCAAGGATACCAATAACCAGATTGTACTCCCCATTTTCTATGAAGTTGATCCGTCTGATATTCGTAGACTCAAGAGAAAATTCGCCGAAGCTTTTGCTAAGCACGATCGTGATTCTAACGCCGAAATGGAAGAGGTTCAGAGATGGAGATCCGCTCTTAAGACTGCCACCAGTTTATCCGGCTGGGATTCGCAAAACTATGA GAATGATGCAGTGCTTATTGAGGAAATTGTAGAAGATGTTTATTCGAGATTGATCAACATCTCATCAACATCAAGCAAAGATAATGGCTTGGTTGACATGGATTCTCACATGCATGAAATGCTTTCATTATTATATCCCTCCGAAGGTGAAACGAATAATGTTCGCGTTGTTGGAATATGGGGTATGGGTGGTTTAGGCAAAACAACCATCGCTAGAGCTGTTTATGATGAAATCGCTTGTCGATTTGAAGCTtgttgctttcttaaaaatgtCAAGGAGGGTTTCATGAAGCAGGGCGAACTACATGTGCAGACAGTACTTCTATCTAGTATCTCAGACAACAAGGTGGGGAGTTCTGACATATCGAGAAGAGGTTTTCAGGTGATGTTAAGAAGCCTTGGTCAGAGAAAAGTTCTTATTGTTGTTGATGATGTGGACAAATTAGAACAAATTGAAGCTTTACTTGGAGAGCGACATTCCTTTGGTGGTGGAAGTAGGATTATTATCACAAGTAGAGATTCGCAGTTACTAAGCATAGCTGATGTGATATATAATCCTAAGACCTTGAGTGATTATGGAGCTCTGGAACTCTTTAGGCGGCACGCCTTCAGAAAAAACCAACCCACCAGAGATTATGATAATCTCTCGAATTGTGCTGTAAAATATGCTCAAGGTCTGCCTTTAGCACTCAAAGTCCTGGGAGCTTTTCTTCATAACAAAACTATACGCGAGTGGGAAGATGAGTtagaaaaaataaggaaaattccACAAAGGGGAATCCATGATGTGCTTAAATCAAGCTTCGATGGACTAGATTACACAGAGAGGGCCATCTTTCTAGATATTGCATGTTTCTTTAAAGGGATGGAGAAAGACCATGCAACCCGAATTCTAGACGGTTGTGGTTTCCATCCTCATATAGGAATAAGAGTTCTAATCGATCGAGCTCTCATAACTGTCTCAGAGAAGGGGGAACTGGAGATGCATGATTCATTAGAGGAAATGGGTCGGGAAATCGTTCGCCAACAATCTATCAGAGAGCCTGGGGGACGAAGTAGGTTGTGGAGTTATGAAGATGTTCATCACGTGCTAACTCAAAATACG GCTACGAATGCAATTGAAAGCATATTCGTGGATTTCTCATACTCAGACTGGGTATGCTTAAAtgctgaagcttttgttagtatGACTCAACTAAGACTTCTCAAGATCGGTCATAAGGGCTCAATTTTTGAAGATTACTACAAACACCACCTGATTGGGCCCTTTAAGTTACTTAACTTGAGGTATCTCTCCTTGTTTGAATTCCCTCTCAAGTCTTTGCCGTCCAACTTTCAATTGAAAAATCTTGTTGAACTTGACATGCAATTTAGTCTCATTGACCGACTTTGGGAAGGAACCCAG ACGCTGAAAACGTTGAAATTCATCAATTTAAGTTATTGTGAATACCTTAAGGAAACCCCTGACTTCACAAATGTGCCAAATATTGAGAGGCTAATTCTTCAATGTTGTACAAGGTTAGTTGAGGTTCACCCGTCTACTTCAACTCTTACAAACCTTGTTTTATTGAATCTGAATTCGTGTCATGACCTTAAGATTCTACCCAGCAACATTCGTATGAAATATCTCAAAACCTTTAATCTTTTTGGTTGCTTGAGCCTTGAGATGTTTCCAGAGATTTCAGAAGTGATTGAGGGGTTAAAAGAGCTTGATTTATCCAGGTCAAGAATTAAAGAACTGCCCCCGTCAATTAATAATCTCACGGGGTTGAGTAATTTCAACCTAAAAGATTGCAAGGAACTTAAGAGTCTACCCAGCAAAATTCGTATGAGATCTCTCAAAACCTTTAATCTTTCTGGCTGCTCCAGTCTTGAGATGTTTCCAGAGATTTTAGAAGGTATGGAGGAGTTAAAAGAGCTTAATTTAACCTggtcaaaaattaaagaactgCCCTCGTCAATTAATAATCTCACGGGGTTGAGTCATTTGAAC CTAAAATATTGCAAGCAACTTAAGAGTCTACCCAGCAAGATTCGTATGAGATCTCTCAAAACCTTTAATCTTTCTGGCTGCTCTAGTCTTGAGATGTTTCCAGAGATTTCAAAAGGTATGGAGGAGTTAGAAGAGCTTAATTTATCCGGATCCAAAATTAAAGAACTGCCCCTGTCAATTAATAATCTCACGGGGTTGAGTCATTTGAACCTAGAACATTGCATGGAACTTAAGAGTCTTCCAAGCAGCATTCGTATGAAATCTCTCAAAACCCTTGAACTTTATGGCTGCTCGAGTCTAGAGATGTTTCCAGAGATTTCAGAATGTATTGAGGGATTAAAAGAGCTTAATTTATCCGGGTCTAAAATTAAAGAACTGCCCCTGTCAATTAATAATCTCACGGGGTTGagtcatttgaacctaaaacatTGCGTGGAACTTAAGAGTCTTCCAAGCAGCATTTGTATGAAATCTCTCAAAACCCTTGATCTTTATGACTGCTCCAATCTTGAGATGTTTCCAGAGATTTTAGAAGGTATGGAGGAGTTAGAAGAGCTTGATTTATCCggatcaaaaattaaagaactgCCCCTATCAATTAATAATCTCACGGGATTAAGTCATTTGAAGCTAGAATATTGCGTGGAACTTAAGAGTCTTCCAAGCAACATTTGTCAGCTCAAGTCCCTTGTCTGTCTATCTCTTTCCAATTGTACAAAATTTGAGGTGTTTCCAAGCATTGAAGAAAATATGGAAGGATTAAGAGAGCTTTTCTTGGATGGAACATCTATCAAAGAGCTTTCCCCCTGGATTGAACGGCTTACGGGGCTTCAGTATTTAAATCTGAGAAACTGCAAAAGCATTGTACATCTTCCCGACACGCTCTGTAATTTGGCACACCTTATCACAGACACATAG
- the LOC126628761 gene encoding disease resistance protein RPV1-like isoform X10 — protein MASSSSSSSSGLGWKYDVFINFRGEDTRRGFVSHLYKALAKKPINAFIDAEKLRKGDHLSQLLTAIRESRISIVVFSQDYASSTWCLKELVQILECKDTNNQIVLPIFYEVDPSDIRRLKRKFAEAFAKHDRDSNAEMEEVQRWRSALKTATSLSGWDSQNYENDAVLIEEIVEDVYSRLINISSTSSKDNGLVDMDSHMHEMLSLLYPSEGETNNVRVVGIWGMGGLGKTTIARAVYDEIACRFEACCFLKNVKEGFMKQGELHVQTVLLSSISDNKVGSSDISRRGFQVMLRSLGQRKVLIVVDDVDKLEQIEALLGERHSFGGGSRIIITSRDSQLLSIADVIYNPKTLSDYGALELFRRHAFRKNQPTRDYDNLSNCAVKYAQGLPLALKVLGAFLHNKTIREWEDELEKIRKIPQRGIHDVLKSSFDGLDYTERAIFLDIACFFKGMEKDHATRILDGCGFHPHIGIRVLIDRALITVSEKGELEMHDSLEEMGREIVRQQSIREPGGRSRLWSYEDVHHVLTQNTATNAIESIFVDFSYSDWVCLNAEAFVSMTQLRLLKIGHKGSIFEDYYKHHLIGPFKLLNLRYLSLFEFPLKSLPSNFQLKNLVELDMQFSLIDRLWEGTQTLKTLKFINLSYCEYLKETPDFTNVPNIERLILQCCTRLVEVHPSTSTLTNLVLLNLNSCHDLKILPSNIRMKYLKTFNLFGCLSLEMFPEISEVIEGLKELDLSRSRIKELPPSINNLTGLSNFNLKDCKELKSLPSKIRMRSLKTFNLSGCSSLEMFPEILEGMEELEELNLSGSKIKELPLSINNLTGLSHFKLKHCEELKSLPSCIHMKCLKTFNLYGCSSLEMFPSISEGIEGLEKLDLSEAKIKELPPSINNLTGLSHFNLKYCKQLKSLPSKIRMRSLKTFNLSGCSSLEMFPEISKGMEELEELNLSGSKIKELPLSINNLTGLSHLNLEHCMELKSLPSSIRMKSLKTLELYGCSSLEMFPEISECIEGLKELNLSGSKIKELPLSINNLTGLSHLNLKHCVELKSLPSSICMKSLKTLDLYDCSNLEMFPEILEGMEELEELDLSGSKIKELPLSINNLTGLSHLKLEYCVELKSLPSNICQLKSLVCLSLSNCTKFEVFPSIEENMEGLRELFLDGTSIKELSPWIERLTGLQYLNLRNCKSIVHLPDTLCNLAHLITDT, from the exons atggcttcttcttcttcttcttcttcttctggccTTGGTTGGAAATACGATGTGTTCATCAATTTCAGAGGGGAAGACACTCGCAGGGGCTTCGTCAGCCATCTCTACAAAGCTCTGGCTAAGAAACCAATCAACGCCTTCATTGATGCCGAGAAGCTCAGAAAAGGCGACCACCTTTCCCAGCTCCTGACAGCGATTCGAGAGTCGAGGATTTCGATTGTAGTTTTCTCTCAAGACTATGCTTCTTCCACTTGGTGCTTGAAAGAACTCGTGCAAATCCTGGAATGCAAGGATACCAATAACCAGATTGTACTCCCCATTTTCTATGAAGTTGATCCGTCTGATATTCGTAGACTCAAGAGAAAATTCGCCGAAGCTTTTGCTAAGCACGATCGTGATTCTAACGCCGAAATGGAAGAGGTTCAGAGATGGAGATCCGCTCTTAAGACTGCCACCAGTTTATCCGGCTGGGATTCGCAAAACTATGA GAATGATGCAGTGCTTATTGAGGAAATTGTAGAAGATGTTTATTCGAGATTGATCAACATCTCATCAACATCAAGCAAAGATAATGGCTTGGTTGACATGGATTCTCACATGCATGAAATGCTTTCATTATTATATCCCTCCGAAGGTGAAACGAATAATGTTCGCGTTGTTGGAATATGGGGTATGGGTGGTTTAGGCAAAACAACCATCGCTAGAGCTGTTTATGATGAAATCGCTTGTCGATTTGAAGCTtgttgctttcttaaaaatgtCAAGGAGGGTTTCATGAAGCAGGGCGAACTACATGTGCAGACAGTACTTCTATCTAGTATCTCAGACAACAAGGTGGGGAGTTCTGACATATCGAGAAGAGGTTTTCAGGTGATGTTAAGAAGCCTTGGTCAGAGAAAAGTTCTTATTGTTGTTGATGATGTGGACAAATTAGAACAAATTGAAGCTTTACTTGGAGAGCGACATTCCTTTGGTGGTGGAAGTAGGATTATTATCACAAGTAGAGATTCGCAGTTACTAAGCATAGCTGATGTGATATATAATCCTAAGACCTTGAGTGATTATGGAGCTCTGGAACTCTTTAGGCGGCACGCCTTCAGAAAAAACCAACCCACCAGAGATTATGATAATCTCTCGAATTGTGCTGTAAAATATGCTCAAGGTCTGCCTTTAGCACTCAAAGTCCTGGGAGCTTTTCTTCATAACAAAACTATACGCGAGTGGGAAGATGAGTtagaaaaaataaggaaaattccACAAAGGGGAATCCATGATGTGCTTAAATCAAGCTTCGATGGACTAGATTACACAGAGAGGGCCATCTTTCTAGATATTGCATGTTTCTTTAAAGGGATGGAGAAAGACCATGCAACCCGAATTCTAGACGGTTGTGGTTTCCATCCTCATATAGGAATAAGAGTTCTAATCGATCGAGCTCTCATAACTGTCTCAGAGAAGGGGGAACTGGAGATGCATGATTCATTAGAGGAAATGGGTCGGGAAATCGTTCGCCAACAATCTATCAGAGAGCCTGGGGGACGAAGTAGGTTGTGGAGTTATGAAGATGTTCATCACGTGCTAACTCAAAATACG GCTACGAATGCAATTGAAAGCATATTCGTGGATTTCTCATACTCAGACTGGGTATGCTTAAAtgctgaagcttttgttagtatGACTCAACTAAGACTTCTCAAGATCGGTCATAAGGGCTCAATTTTTGAAGATTACTACAAACACCACCTGATTGGGCCCTTTAAGTTACTTAACTTGAGGTATCTCTCCTTGTTTGAATTCCCTCTCAAGTCTTTGCCGTCCAACTTTCAATTGAAAAATCTTGTTGAACTTGACATGCAATTTAGTCTCATTGACCGACTTTGGGAAGGAACCCAG ACGCTGAAAACGTTGAAATTCATCAATTTAAGTTATTGTGAATACCTTAAGGAAACCCCTGACTTCACAAATGTGCCAAATATTGAGAGGCTAATTCTTCAATGTTGTACAAGGTTAGTTGAGGTTCACCCGTCTACTTCAACTCTTACAAACCTTGTTTTATTGAATCTGAATTCGTGTCATGACCTTAAGATTCTACCCAGCAACATTCGTATGAAATATCTCAAAACCTTTAATCTTTTTGGTTGCTTGAGCCTTGAGATGTTTCCAGAGATTTCAGAAGTGATTGAGGGGTTAAAAGAGCTTGATTTATCCAGGTCAAGAATTAAAGAACTGCCCCCGTCAATTAATAATCTCACGGGGTTGAGTAATTTCAACCTAAAAGATTGCAAGGAACTTAAGAGTCTACCCAGCAAAATTCGTATGAGATCTCTCAAAACCTTTAATCTTTCTGGCTGCTCCAGTCTTGAGATGTTTCCAGAGATTTTAGAAG GTATGGAGGAGTTAGAAGAGCTTAATTTATCCGGGTCCAAAATTAAAGAACTGCCCCTGTCAATTAATAATCTCACGGGGTTGAGTCATTTCAAACTAAAACATTGCGAGGAACTTAAGAGTCTTCCAAGCTGCATTCATATGAAATGTCTAAAAACCTTTAATCTTTATGGCTGCTCCAGTCTTGAGATGTTTCCATCGATTTCAGAAGGTATTGAGGGGTTAGAAAAGCTTGATTTATCCGAGGCAAAAATTAAAGAACTGCCCCCATCAATTAATAATCTCACGGGGTTGAGTCATTTCAACCTAAAATATTGCAAGCAACTTAAGAGTCTACCCAGCAAGATTCGTATGAGATCTCTCAAAACCTTTAATCTTTCTGGCTGCTCTAGTCTTGAGATGTTTCCAGAGATTTCAAAAGGTATGGAGGAGTTAGAAGAGCTTAATTTATCCGGATCCAAAATTAAAGAACTGCCCCTGTCAATTAATAATCTCACGGGGTTGAGTCATTTGAACCTAGAACATTGCATGGAACTTAAGAGTCTTCCAAGCAGCATTCGTATGAAATCTCTCAAAACCCTTGAACTTTATGGCTGCTCGAGTCTAGAGATGTTTCCAGAGATTTCAGAATGTATTGAGGGATTAAAAGAGCTTAATTTATCCGGGTCTAAAATTAAAGAACTGCCCCTGTCAATTAATAATCTCACGGGGTTGagtcatttgaacctaaaacatTGCGTGGAACTTAAGAGTCTTCCAAGCAGCATTTGTATGAAATCTCTCAAAACCCTTGATCTTTATGACTGCTCCAATCTTGAGATGTTTCCAGAGATTTTAGAAGGTATGGAGGAGTTAGAAGAGCTTGATTTATCCggatcaaaaattaaagaactgCCCCTATCAATTAATAATCTCACGGGATTAAGTCATTTGAAGCTAGAATATTGCGTGGAACTTAAGAGTCTTCCAAGCAACATTTGTCAGCTCAAGTCCCTTGTCTGTCTATCTCTTTCCAATTGTACAAAATTTGAGGTGTTTCCAAGCATTGAAGAAAATATGGAAGGATTAAGAGAGCTTTTCTTGGATGGAACATCTATCAAAGAGCTTTCCCCCTGGATTGAACGGCTTACGGGGCTTCAGTATTTAAATCTGAGAAACTGCAAAAGCATTGTACATCTTCCCGACACGCTCTGTAATTTGGCACACCTTATCACAGACACATAG